In Streptomyces sp. RFCAC02, the following proteins share a genomic window:
- a CDS encoding AraC family transcriptional regulator — MSRAVEETNRRMLRARDAMDRAYAQPLDIPALARIAHVSQAHFIRVFRATFGETPHRYLQRRRIERAMFLLRTTGRSVTDICFEVGFGSTGTFSRTFRDIVGRSPRAYRKETATIAVPTCFAMAWTRPGTGPASSSSG; from the coding sequence GTGAGCCGCGCCGTGGAGGAGACGAACCGCCGCATGCTGCGCGCGCGGGACGCGATGGACCGCGCCTACGCGCAGCCGCTGGACATCCCCGCCCTCGCCCGCATCGCCCACGTGTCACAGGCGCACTTCATCCGCGTCTTCCGCGCGACGTTCGGCGAGACACCGCACCGCTACCTGCAGCGCCGCCGCATCGAGCGGGCCATGTTCCTGCTGCGGACGACCGGCCGCAGCGTCACCGACATCTGCTTCGAGGTCGGCTTCGGCAGCACCGGCACGTTCAGCCGGACGTTCCGCGACATCGTCGGCCGCTCGCCCAGGGCCTACCGCAAGGAGACGGCGACCATCGCCGTCCCGACGTGCTTCGCGATGGCGTGGACACGGCCGGGCACCGGCCCCGCATCGAGCAGTTCCGGATAA
- a CDS encoding VOC family protein — protein MFNAITQSQIYVLDQDEALDFYVGKLGLETAADIDMGFMRWLTVSVPGHPERQILLERPGAPAMSEETAEQVRDLVTKGAMGGWLILTTDDCRGTYETLRERGVEFTEEPTERPYGIDCGLRDPFGNRIRFTQPKG, from the coding sequence ATGTTCAACGCCATCACGCAGTCGCAGATATACGTCCTCGACCAGGACGAGGCCCTCGATTTCTACGTCGGCAAGCTCGGTCTGGAGACCGCCGCCGACATCGACATGGGCTTCATGCGCTGGCTCACCGTCAGCGTCCCCGGCCACCCGGAACGCCAGATCCTGCTGGAGCGGCCGGGCGCGCCCGCCATGTCCGAGGAGACCGCCGAGCAGGTCCGCGACCTGGTGACGAAGGGCGCGATGGGCGGCTGGCTCATCCTCACCACCGACGACTGCCGCGGCACGTACGAGACGCTGCGGGAGCGCGGCGTCGAGTTCACGGAGGAGCCGACGGAACGCCCCTACGGCATCGACTGCGGCCTGCGCGACCCGTTCGGCAACCGCATCCGCTTCACCCAGCCCAAGGGCTGA
- a CDS encoding secretory pathway Sec39 family protein: MGLDITVLMADWRHLARIPPGARMAALDDAAYPPFCCAACEEEQCRPDGGWVWPRGQEPPWCAEYRFVHTTGSYGWHFRLGNAWEDVRDRVAPDLRDALDTFLCGLFWDGPYTGPGTETDDGPPAAAGFPGDPEPWRPDLLLLCPPDGMPALAGAWRRAEPRLEELRTPFDTVSAGWAGRPDSFDAATALLREWGAIVTAAAHRGWGLIGLPY, from the coding sequence GTGGGACTCGACATCACCGTGCTCATGGCCGACTGGCGGCACCTGGCGCGCATACCGCCCGGCGCACGCATGGCGGCACTGGACGACGCCGCGTACCCGCCGTTCTGCTGCGCGGCGTGCGAGGAGGAACAGTGCCGCCCGGACGGCGGCTGGGTGTGGCCGCGGGGGCAGGAACCGCCGTGGTGCGCCGAATACCGGTTCGTGCACACCACGGGCTCGTACGGGTGGCACTTCCGTCTGGGCAACGCATGGGAGGACGTCAGGGACCGGGTGGCCCCCGACCTGCGCGACGCGCTCGACACGTTCCTGTGCGGCCTGTTCTGGGACGGCCCGTACACCGGCCCCGGCACGGAGACGGACGACGGGCCGCCGGCCGCGGCCGGCTTCCCCGGCGACCCCGAGCCGTGGCGGCCCGACCTGCTGCTCCTGTGCCCGCCCGACGGCATGCCCGCGCTCGCCGGCGCGTGGCGGCGGGCCGAACCCCGCCTGGAGGAACTGAGAACCCCCTTCGACACCGTGTCCGCCGGATGGGCGGGCCGCCCGGACTCGTTCGACGCGGCCACCGCCCTCCTGCGCGAGTGGGGCGCCATCGTGACGGCCGCCGCCCACCGCGGCTGGGGCCTGATCGGCCTGCCCTACTGA
- a CDS encoding SigE family RNA polymerase sigma factor produces the protein MTERPGGRPDFEEFYAATARRLVTAVYALTGDLTDAEDAVQEAYARAWQRWRRLCAEGDPAPWVRTVALRLAVSTWRKARNRLRAQLRHGPPPDVPALSPDHVALVGALRRLPDDQRTAVVLHHLLDLPVAEVARQAGASEVAVRARLSRARRELRRVLADDPRPRRGVSVPPLPSEEGIRAS, from the coding sequence ATGACGGAACGGCCCGGCGGGCGGCCGGACTTCGAGGAGTTCTACGCCGCCACCGCCCGTCGTCTCGTGACCGCCGTCTACGCGCTGACCGGTGACCTCACCGACGCCGAGGACGCCGTCCAGGAGGCGTACGCGCGCGCCTGGCAGCGCTGGCGGCGGCTGTGCGCCGAGGGCGACCCGGCGCCATGGGTGCGGACGGTCGCGCTGCGCCTGGCCGTCAGCACGTGGCGCAAGGCCCGCAACCGGCTGCGGGCGCAGCTGCGGCACGGTCCGCCGCCGGACGTGCCCGCGCTGTCGCCCGACCATGTCGCGCTCGTCGGCGCGCTGCGGCGGCTGCCGGACGATCAGCGCACGGCCGTCGTGCTCCACCACCTGCTCGACCTGCCGGTGGCCGAGGTGGCCCGGCAGGCCGGGGCGTCCGAGGTCGCGGTCCGGGCGCGGCTCAGCCGGGCGCGCCGGGAGCTGCGGCGCGTGCTGGCCGACGATCCGCGGCCCCGGCGGGGCGTGTCCGTGCCCCCGCTCCCCTCCGAGGAAGGCATCCGTGCGTCATGA
- a CDS encoding peptidoglycan bridge formation glycyltransferase FemA/FemB family protein: MPITMSPAATGLSLRALSPAEHGHHLRGRRAATDAGLGGVSFLQSPAWALVKEGWRAEGVGWFGADGRPAGAALVLFRRLPGVRRSFAYLPEGPVLDWSAPDLAERWLAPLCAWLGERGAFTVRIGPPLPYRRWSAGTLKQAVGHGRRVRDVLPDRVEPLGAAVADRLGEAGWRRCQDDAQPRFVLEVPLAGRSLDDLWTGLNQEWRRNVKRAGRAGVRTDVADAGALPDFHRLLGVTERRDGFRLGRSLAYYERQYAALNADGPGTMRLYTARHGGEILAAHTLIRSPDGARAWYQTGASADHRREVRPSNALQWRMLCDAHGEGASAYDMRGVPTTLDPGDREFGLLRWKLGTGGEVVETLGEWELPLHGTVNRTLHRAVQGYLARPRGAATAQHPPRERER; encoded by the coding sequence GTGCCGATCACCATGTCACCGGCGGCCACCGGTCTTTCGCTGCGCGCGCTGTCGCCCGCCGAGCACGGCCACCACCTGCGGGGGCGGCGCGCGGCCACCGACGCGGGGCTCGGCGGGGTCAGCTTCCTCCAGTCCCCGGCGTGGGCGCTCGTGAAGGAGGGCTGGCGCGCGGAGGGCGTGGGCTGGTTCGGCGCCGACGGACGTCCCGCCGGTGCCGCGCTCGTCCTGTTCCGCCGGCTGCCGGGGGTCCGCCGGTCGTTCGCGTACCTGCCGGAGGGGCCGGTCCTCGACTGGTCGGCGCCCGACCTGGCGGAACGCTGGCTCGCGCCCCTGTGCGCCTGGCTGGGCGAGCGGGGCGCGTTCACCGTGCGCATCGGGCCGCCGCTGCCGTACCGCCGCTGGTCCGCCGGGACCCTCAAGCAGGCGGTGGGGCACGGGCGCCGCGTCCGGGACGTGCTGCCCGACCGCGTGGAGCCGCTGGGCGCCGCGGTGGCCGACCGGCTCGGGGAGGCGGGCTGGCGGCGCTGCCAGGACGACGCGCAGCCGCGATTCGTCCTCGAAGTGCCGCTGGCCGGACGGTCGCTGGACGACCTGTGGACCGGGCTGAACCAGGAGTGGCGCCGCAACGTGAAGCGGGCCGGCCGCGCCGGCGTCCGCACCGACGTCGCGGACGCCGGGGCACTGCCCGACTTCCACCGCCTGCTCGGCGTCACGGAACGCCGCGACGGGTTCCGTCTCGGACGTTCCCTCGCGTACTACGAGCGCCAGTACGCGGCGCTGAACGCGGACGGACCGGGGACGATGCGGCTCTACACCGCGCGGCACGGCGGCGAGATCCTCGCGGCGCACACACTGATCCGGTCGCCGGACGGCGCCCGCGCCTGGTACCAGACGGGCGCCTCGGCCGACCACCGCAGGGAGGTGCGGCCGAGCAACGCGCTCCAGTGGCGCATGCTGTGCGACGCCCACGGGGAGGGCGCGTCCGCGTACGACATGCGCGGTGTCCCGACGACGCTGGACCCGGGGGACAGGGAGTTCGGACTGCTGCGCTGGAAACTCGGCACGGGCGGCGAGGTGGTGGAGACACTGGGCGAGTGGGAACTGCCGCTGCACGGAACGGTGAACCGCACCCTGCACCGGGCCGTGCAGGGCTACCTGGCCCGCCCGCGCGGAGCGGCGACGGCACAGCACCCGCCCCGGGAACGCGAACGATGA
- a CDS encoding transcriptional regulator, whose amino-acid sequence MDASFDEFLHAPARLAIVALLAPVGWADFTFVRDSVGASDSALSKQLSALAAKGYVQVRKQKALRAQRTLVRLTPEGREAFRRHALALERIAAAARAPEPDSADPPT is encoded by the coding sequence ATGGACGCCTCGTTCGACGAGTTCCTGCACGCACCGGCACGGCTGGCGATCGTCGCGCTGCTGGCGCCCGTCGGCTGGGCCGACTTCACGTTCGTCCGGGACTCGGTCGGTGCCAGCGACTCCGCACTCTCCAAACAGTTGTCCGCCCTCGCCGCCAAGGGCTACGTCCAGGTCCGCAAGCAGAAAGCCCTCCGCGCGCAGCGCACCCTGGTCCGCCTCACCCCCGAGGGGCGCGAGGCGTTCCGCAGGCACGCCCTGGCCCTCGAACGCATCGCCGCCGCGGCCCGGGCACCCGAGCCGGACAGCGCGGACCCGCCAACCTGA
- a CDS encoding signal peptidase II, with amino-acid sequence MTASDVTSGPASAPPRRLWVLWVVAATAYALDLASKVAVVAGLEGRTPVPLIGSRLVLRVQRNPGAAFGLGHAMTIVFTLIAAAVAVAVVRVSRRLASTPWAFSLGLLLGGALGNLTDRLFRSPGGMEGAVVDFIAVRGFSVMNLADWAITCGCALALLLSFRGTPSSGVADSPGDADGGGPSRRQEADAARNN; translated from the coding sequence GTGACGGCAAGCGACGTGACAAGCGGTCCTGCGTCCGCTCCACCCAGGCGGCTGTGGGTGCTGTGGGTGGTTGCCGCCACTGCGTATGCCCTTGACCTGGCGAGCAAGGTGGCGGTGGTCGCGGGGCTCGAGGGGCGTACGCCCGTGCCGCTGATCGGAAGCCGGCTGGTGTTGCGGGTGCAGCGGAACCCCGGCGCGGCTTTCGGCCTCGGCCATGCGATGACCATCGTCTTCACACTGATCGCCGCGGCCGTCGCTGTCGCCGTGGTCCGGGTGTCGCGCAGACTGGCCAGTACGCCGTGGGCGTTCTCCCTGGGGCTACTGCTGGGTGGAGCGCTCGGAAACCTGACGGATCGTCTCTTTCGTTCCCCCGGCGGCATGGAGGGGGCGGTGGTCGACTTCATCGCGGTCCGCGGCTTCAGCGTGATGAACCTCGCCGACTGGGCGATCACCTGCGGATGCGCCCTCGCGCTTCTGCTGTCCTTCCGCGGGACGCCGTCGAGCGGCGTCGCCGACTCTCCCGGCGATGCGGACGGCGGCGGTCCGTCCCGGCGACAAGAGGCCGATGCCGCTCGGAACAACTGA
- a CDS encoding terpene synthase family protein, with the protein MRKSSTCGVMDFGEYLAHRRDGVNELIFHHLAEYVHDIELPASVRNLPAMAQARARASEWIGLYNDIHSAPEEAAVDYLHNAVLIVREHRGCSLQEAADAVAGVADGLMAQFDAAADSVPEQLHALPGGTPDRTLKSAPDQHRWTGPSASARCSRVPREAASGHVPWAIRGIGHSFPSSHRQT; encoded by the coding sequence GTGAGGAAGTCCAGCACGTGCGGGGTGATGGACTTCGGCGAGTACCTGGCCCACCGGCGCGACGGTGTCAACGAGTTGATCTTCCACCACCTCGCGGAGTACGTGCACGACATCGAGTTGCCGGCCTCGGTGCGGAACCTGCCCGCGATGGCGCAGGCCCGCGCCCGCGCCTCGGAGTGGATCGGCCTCTACAACGACATCCACTCCGCTCCGGAGGAAGCGGCCGTCGACTACCTGCACAACGCGGTGCTCATCGTCCGGGAACACCGGGGATGTTCCCTCCAGGAGGCGGCGGACGCCGTCGCCGGGGTCGCCGACGGTCTGATGGCCCAGTTCGACGCGGCTGCCGACTCGGTCCCCGAACAGCTCCACGCGCTGCCCGGGGGCACTCCGGATCGGACGCTGAAAAGCGCTCCCGACCAGCACCGATGGACCGGCCCTTCAGCGTCGGCCAGGTGCAGCCGAGTGCCGCGAGAAGCAGCCTCGGGACACGTCCCGTGGGCTATTCGCGGGATCGGACATTCCTTTCCTTCTTCGCACAGACAGACATAG
- a CDS encoding VOC family protein, whose translation MSTIQPVILSADLDVLIGFYTELFGAEKTFRIPEEGPAFYLGLRIGDTDLGLVAKKKNPGTRAQPRILLSIAVDDVDATLARVEALGGTVSGAPNDMPWGQRVAHIQDPDGNPVNLTQPIPGGNAQARPA comes from the coding sequence ATGTCCACCATCCAGCCAGTGATCCTGTCCGCCGACCTCGACGTCCTGATCGGCTTCTACACGGAATTGTTCGGCGCTGAGAAGACCTTCCGGATACCGGAGGAAGGCCCCGCCTTCTACCTCGGCCTGCGCATCGGCGACACCGACCTCGGGCTGGTGGCCAAGAAGAAGAATCCGGGGACCCGGGCGCAGCCGCGGATCCTGCTCAGCATCGCTGTCGACGACGTCGACGCGACGCTCGCACGGGTGGAGGCACTGGGCGGCACGGTCAGCGGAGCCCCCAACGACATGCCCTGGGGGCAGCGCGTCGCCCACATACAGGACCCCGACGGCAACCCGGTGAACCTCACTCAGCCGATCCCGGGCGGGAACGCGCAAGCCCGCCCCGCCTGA
- a CDS encoding alpha/beta hydrolase, which yields MLEHLTIPRGPINLAADLHLPDDADSGAPLRAVVLSTPGSSVKEQIGAHYASRLAARGIAALVLDPAHQGRSEGEPRDLEDPYRRGEDISYAIDVLTTTPGIDPQRIGVLGICAGGGYAVHTARTDHRIKAVGTVVPVNIGAAFRSFSPGGPAAALDALADARTEEASSGETTRVNWLPDTLEDATTAGLTDIDTTQAVTYYRTERGGNEHSTNRRLLRSDSLLLGYDAFHLADRLMTQPLQVILAGRIGNTGSYDTGMQLWKLAPDPFDLMVIDGAGHYEMYDEPEYVDAAVERLTSFYASNL from the coding sequence ATGCTCGAGCACCTCACGATCCCGCGCGGCCCCATCAACCTCGCCGCGGACCTCCACCTGCCCGACGACGCCGACAGCGGCGCACCGCTGCGCGCCGTGGTGCTCTCCACCCCGGGCAGCAGCGTGAAGGAGCAGATCGGCGCCCATTACGCCTCCCGTCTCGCCGCCCGCGGCATCGCGGCGCTCGTCCTCGACCCCGCCCACCAGGGTCGGAGCGAGGGCGAGCCCCGCGACCTCGAAGACCCCTACCGCCGAGGTGAGGACATCTCCTACGCCATCGACGTGCTCACCACGACCCCCGGCATCGACCCGCAGCGCATCGGCGTCCTCGGCATCTGCGCCGGTGGCGGCTACGCCGTGCACACCGCTCGCACGGACCACCGCATCAAGGCGGTCGGCACGGTCGTCCCCGTCAACATCGGCGCCGCGTTCCGCAGCTTCTCCCCCGGCGGTCCGGCCGCAGCACTCGACGCCCTCGCGGACGCACGGACCGAAGAGGCCAGCTCCGGCGAGACGACCCGCGTGAACTGGCTGCCCGACACCCTGGAGGACGCCACGACAGCGGGCCTGACCGACATCGACACCACTCAGGCCGTCACCTACTACCGCACCGAGCGCGGCGGCAACGAACACTCCACGAACCGGCGCCTCTTGCGCAGCGACTCCCTTCTGCTGGGCTACGACGCGTTCCACCTGGCCGATCGGCTCATGACCCAGCCACTCCAGGTCATCCTCGCCGGACGCATCGGCAACACCGGCTCCTACGACACCGGCATGCAGCTGTGGAAGCTGGCCCCTGACCCCTTCGACCTCATGGTGATCGACGGCGCCGGCCACTACGAGATGTACGACGAACCCGAATACGTCGACGCTGCCGTCGAACGACTCACCAGCTTCTATGCGAGCAACCTGTAA
- a CDS encoding MarR family transcriptional regulator — MSVDGARLWTLNQRLLGVVMDACTGELTELGLETKEFFVLAEVEASPYPAGIATALLLPKASVTVYVRNLVAKGFIRREIDDADLRRHRLVLTAEGTEARDRALAALAAEYDRRLARITPQDRTELQRILQEMLSPA; from the coding sequence ATGTCAGTCGACGGGGCGCGGCTGTGGACGCTGAACCAGCGGCTGCTGGGCGTTGTGATGGACGCCTGCACGGGGGAGCTGACCGAGCTCGGTCTGGAGACGAAGGAGTTCTTCGTCCTGGCCGAGGTGGAGGCATCGCCGTACCCGGCCGGGATCGCGACGGCACTGCTGCTCCCCAAAGCGAGCGTGACCGTCTACGTCCGCAACCTCGTCGCCAAGGGGTTCATCCGGCGCGAGATCGACGACGCGGACCTGCGGCGTCACCGGCTCGTACTGACTGCTGAGGGCACAGAGGCGCGGGATCGTGCACTTGCGGCGCTCGCGGCGGAGTACGACCGCAGGCTGGCGCGGATCACTCCGCAGGACCGCACCGAACTGCAGCGCATTCTCCAGGAGATGCTCTCGCCCGCATGA
- a CDS encoding response regulator, protein MPCAPGRVLVVDDSQVIRQLIRINLELDGFEVMTAADGAACLEAVHDFRPDVITLDLAMPRLDGSRTVDRLRLDPRTVWIPLVVVSASAGGALAVPVGVDAVVAKPFEPSDLVGLVRTLCAEGRPASRTLAP, encoded by the coding sequence GTGCCATGCGCTCCGGGGCGGGTCCTTGTCGTGGACGACAGTCAGGTGATCCGGCAGTTGATCAGGATCAACCTCGAACTCGACGGGTTCGAGGTCATGACCGCCGCCGACGGCGCCGCCTGTCTCGAGGCCGTGCACGACTTCCGGCCCGATGTCATCACCCTCGACCTCGCCATGCCCCGGCTCGACGGGTCGCGGACCGTGGACCGGCTGCGGCTCGACCCCCGCACCGTGTGGATCCCGCTCGTCGTCGTCAGCGCCAGCGCCGGCGGGGCGCTCGCGGTGCCCGTCGGGGTCGACGCGGTCGTGGCCAAGCCGTTCGAGCCGAGCGACCTCGTGGGCCTCGTGCGGACGCTGTGCGCGGAGGGCCGTCCGGCCTCTCGTACGCTTGCTCCATGA
- a CDS encoding DALR anticodon-binding domain-containing protein codes for MTPAQLSAVLLRTARDGYGVDAGQEWVALRRAPHGRGGWATPLALRLAREAGRPAAAVARDLRERLLHVPGVRAVEISGGGFLNVEVDDAGAALVAEILARPRPPVLLEDPARDAARWADATGGDRDDPALLVQREDNPLFRVRHAHARAAAIGRAARLLGFAAEPGAAPPGTGAEKALLALLGERPPARPATWLDAVARAFADTGHGHAALPLGDEKPGAVHRARLALALATGTVLADGLHRLGISAPDHV; via the coding sequence ATGACCCCCGCCCAGCTCTCCGCCGTCCTCCTGCGCACCGCGCGGGACGGGTACGGCGTCGACGCCGGGCAGGAGTGGGTCGCCCTGCGGCGCGCGCCGCACGGGCGCGGCGGCTGGGCCACGCCCCTCGCGCTGCGGCTCGCGCGCGAGGCCGGGAGGCCGGCCGCCGCCGTCGCCCGTGACCTGCGGGAACGGCTGCTGCACGTGCCCGGTGTGCGGGCCGTCGAGATCAGCGGCGGCGGATTCCTGAACGTCGAGGTCGACGACGCCGGCGCCGCCCTCGTCGCGGAGATCCTCGCCCGCCCCCGCCCGCCGGTCCTCCTCGAGGACCCCGCCCGCGACGCCGCCCGCTGGGCCGACGCCACCGGTGGCGACCGGGACGATCCCGCCCTCCTCGTCCAGCGCGAGGACAACCCCCTCTTCCGCGTCCGTCACGCCCACGCCCGCGCCGCCGCCATCGGCCGTGCCGCGCGCCTCCTCGGGTTCGCGGCCGAGCCAGGGGCCGCGCCGCCGGGCACCGGGGCGGAGAAGGCGCTCCTCGCGCTGCTGGGCGAACGGCCCCCCGCCCGCCCCGCCACCTGGCTCGACGCGGTGGCGCGCGCCTTCGCCGACACCGGGCACGGGCACGCGGCGCTGCCCCTCGGCGACGAGAAACCCGGGGCCGTCCACCGCGCCCGGCTGGCCCTCGCCCTGGCCACCGGGACGGTGCTCGCCGACGGCCTGCACCGCCTGGGCATCAGCGCGCCCGATCACGTGTGA
- the lysA gene encoding diaminopimelate decarboxylase → MSRSAHPAGPRHADVLPEGHYAAPPADLNGLDPKVWSRTVERGADGEVRVGGVPVRTLAAEQGTPAYVLDEADFRARCRAWRDAFGDGADVYYAGKAFLSRAVVRWLREEGLNLDVCSGGELATALSGGMPPARIALHGNNKSAAEIDRAVGAGVGHIVLDSLQEIERVAAAAARHGVRQRVLIRVTVGVEAHTHEFIATAHEDQKFGLALADGTAAEAVRRTLAHESLDLAGLHSHIGSQIFDMAGFEVAARRVVGLLAEIRDEHGTELPEVDLGGGLGIAYTSDDDPAEPQEIAKTLADILARECAGAGLAVPRLSVEPGRAIVGPTAFLLYEVGTVKPLSGLRTYVSVDGGMSDNIRTALYDAEYSVALVSRASTAEPMLVRVVGKHCESGDIVVRDAYLPSDLAPGDLIAVPATGAYCRSMASNYNHTPRPPVVAVAGGESRVIVRRETEDDLLALDVG, encoded by the coding sequence ATGAGCCGTTCCGCCCACCCCGCGGGGCCTCGTCACGCCGACGTCCTGCCCGAAGGCCACTACGCGGCGCCGCCCGCCGACCTCAACGGCCTCGACCCCAAGGTGTGGTCCCGCACCGTGGAGCGCGGCGCCGACGGCGAGGTCCGCGTCGGCGGCGTCCCCGTGCGGACGCTGGCCGCCGAGCAGGGCACGCCCGCCTACGTCCTGGACGAGGCGGACTTCCGCGCCCGCTGCCGGGCCTGGCGCGACGCGTTCGGCGACGGCGCCGACGTGTACTACGCGGGCAAGGCGTTCCTGTCGCGGGCCGTCGTCAGGTGGCTGCGCGAGGAGGGCCTGAACCTCGACGTCTGCTCCGGCGGCGAACTCGCCACCGCCCTCTCCGGCGGCATGCCGCCCGCGCGCATCGCGCTGCACGGCAACAACAAGTCGGCCGCCGAGATCGACCGCGCGGTCGGCGCCGGTGTCGGCCACATCGTGCTGGACTCCCTGCAGGAGATCGAGCGGGTGGCCGCGGCCGCCGCGCGCCACGGGGTGCGGCAGCGGGTCCTGATCCGGGTGACGGTGGGCGTCGAGGCGCACACGCACGAGTTCATCGCGACGGCGCACGAGGACCAGAAGTTCGGCCTGGCGCTGGCCGACGGCACCGCGGCGGAGGCCGTCCGCAGGACGCTGGCGCACGAGAGCCTCGACCTGGCCGGGCTGCACTCCCACATCGGTTCGCAGATCTTCGACATGGCGGGCTTCGAGGTGGCGGCGCGCCGCGTCGTGGGGCTGCTGGCCGAGATCCGCGACGAGCACGGCACCGAGCTGCCCGAGGTGGACCTCGGCGGCGGCCTCGGCATCGCGTACACCTCCGACGACGACCCGGCCGAGCCGCAGGAGATCGCGAAGACCCTCGCCGACATCCTGGCCCGCGAGTGCGCGGGCGCCGGGCTCGCCGTGCCGCGGCTCTCGGTGGAGCCGGGCCGCGCCATCGTGGGGCCGACGGCGTTCCTGCTGTACGAGGTCGGCACGGTGAAGCCGCTCTCCGGCCTGCGGACGTACGTCAGCGTCGACGGCGGCATGTCCGACAACATCCGCACCGCCCTGTACGACGCCGAGTACTCCGTGGCGCTGGTGTCGCGCGCCTCCACGGCCGAGCCGATGCTCGTGCGCGTGGTCGGGAAGCACTGCGAGAGCGGCGACATCGTCGTGCGGGACGCGTACCTGCCCTCCGACCTGGCGCCGGGCGACCTGATCGCGGTACCGGCGACCGGCGCGTACTGCCGCTCCATGGCGAGCAACTACAACCACACCCCGCGCCCGCCGGTGGTGGCCGTCGCCGGCGGCGAGTCCCGCGTCATCGTGCGGCGCGAGACGGAGGACGACCTGCTGGCGCTCGACGTCGGCTGA
- a CDS encoding homoserine dehydrogenase — protein sequence MVRSRPLKVALLGCGVVGSQVARLMTTHADDLAARIGAPVELAGVAVRRPAKVRGDLPPGLVTTDAAGLVGRGDIDVVVELIGGIEPARSLITAAFENGAGVVTANKALLAQDGPTLHAAAAAHGADLYFEASVAGAIPLLRPLRESLAGDTVNRVLGIVNGTTNFILDRMDSTGASYGDALEEATALGYAEADPTADVEGFDAAAKAAILSGIAFHSRVALDDVHREGITEVTAADIASARRMGCTVKLLAICERAQDGRSVTARVHPAMIPLTHPLASVREAYNAVFVEAEAAGQLMFYGPGAGGVPTASAVLGDLVAACRNKIGGGRGPGESAYAALPVGPMGEVVTRYHISLDVSDKPGVLAQVATVFAGQGVSIDTVRQTGKDGEAQLVVVTHRAPDAALVATVEALRRLDSVHGVASIMRVEGE from the coding sequence ATGGTGCGTAGCCGTCCGCTGAAGGTGGCGCTGCTGGGGTGCGGGGTCGTGGGCTCCCAGGTGGCCCGCCTGATGACGACGCACGCCGACGACCTCGCCGCCCGGATCGGCGCGCCGGTCGAACTGGCCGGTGTCGCCGTCCGCCGCCCCGCGAAGGTCCGCGGCGACCTCCCGCCCGGGCTGGTCACGACCGACGCCGCGGGGCTCGTCGGCCGGGGCGACATCGATGTCGTGGTCGAGCTGATCGGCGGCATCGAGCCGGCCAGGAGCCTCATCACCGCCGCGTTCGAGAACGGCGCGGGCGTCGTCACGGCGAACAAGGCGCTGCTCGCGCAGGACGGGCCGACGCTGCACGCCGCGGCGGCGGCCCACGGCGCCGACCTGTACTTCGAGGCGTCCGTCGCCGGCGCGATCCCGCTGCTGCGGCCGCTGCGCGAGTCCCTCGCCGGCGACACGGTCAACCGCGTCCTCGGCATCGTGAACGGCACCACGAACTTCATCCTCGACCGCATGGACTCCACCGGCGCGAGCTACGGCGACGCGCTGGAGGAGGCCACCGCGCTCGGCTACGCGGAGGCCGACCCGACCGCCGACGTCGAGGGCTTCGACGCGGCGGCGAAGGCCGCGATCCTCTCCGGCATCGCCTTCCACAGCCGCGTCGCCCTGGACGACGTGCACCGGGAGGGCATCACCGAGGTGACGGCCGCCGACATCGCGAGCGCCCGCCGCATGGGGTGCACGGTGAAACTCCTCGCGATCTGCGAGCGCGCGCAGGACGGCCGCTCCGTCACCGCCCGCGTGCACCCGGCGATGATCCCGCTGACGCACCCGCTGGCGTCCGTCCGCGAGGCGTACAACGCGGTCTTCGTCGAGGCGGAGGCGGCCGGGCAGCTCATGTTCTACGGCCCGGGCGCCGGCGGTGTGCCGACGGCGTCCGCGGTCCTCGGCGACCTGGTCGCCGCCTGCCGCAACAAGATCGGCGGCGGGCGCGGCCCCGGCGAGTCGGCGTACGCGGCGCTGCCCGTCGGCCCGATGGGCGAGGTCGTCACGCGGTACCACATCAGCCTCGACGTGAGCGACAAGCCGGGCGTCCTCGCCCAGGTCGCGACCGTCTTCGCCGGTCAGGGCGTGTCGATCGACACCGTGCGGCAGACCGGCAAGGACGGCGAGGCGCAGCTCGTCGTCGTCACGCACCGGGCGCCGGACGCGGCGCTCGTCGCGACCGTCGAGGCGCTGCGCAGACTGGACTCCGTCCACGGGGTCGCCAGCATCATGCGGGTCGAGGGCGAGTAG